In the Nilaparvata lugens isolate BPH chromosome 9, ASM1435652v1, whole genome shotgun sequence genome, one interval contains:
- the LOC111060070 gene encoding programmed cell death protein 7 — MKMSNYRENTSNEGYFNIPPPPLPPMNMPPYGMAPFNGGLANYPTPNQLPFNDGLAQLHANFPYFPSQDSQPMMGQHGFLSSLPPPTFHPSPSSSFSRPPIVQPTEDEEKEKDRTWIKNWLRNIGKENKMSAEKPVASDNIKISEIKYKVMKIKKLTSELESMSKSLAVMMKTLNEEEWKERVEEIEDKKRDLTDLLGELNNKREIVKRQLDKRIRKRNRERKKRVERRMVKEERRVGSERENERIDVWMREMEESVERARREAEMKREADSVLSDVTRKKNEAKRQLALFEGLRKLHKARVVAWNAMGLIISSAQLDTFSNVVDRLAAMWSDRLNEYNLEERGLKVMLQEASDDVTAMSTNRQKQILRQWESALFGSAANCHQPKDVHEFTAVRKHWDEFVVPEESFTSSSIPAGWIIPCQPSSENWRKFLHDKIH; from the exons ATGAAGATGAGTAACTACCGTGAAAATACATCCAATGAGGGATACTTTAACATTCCACCCCCTCCCCTTCCTCCGATGAATATGCCACCATATGGAATGGCACCATTTAACGGAGGCTTAGCTAATTATCCAACTCCCAATCAATTACCATTTAACGATGGGCTAGCACAATTACATGCTAATTTTCCATATTTCCCAAGCCAAGATTCGCAGCCCATGATGGGTCAGCATGGTTTCCTTTCATCTCTTCCTCCCCCCACTTTTcacccttctccttcttcctctttctctcgcCCTCCTATCGTTCAACCTACCGaggatgaagagaaagaaaaggacAGAACATGGATAAAGAACTGGTTGAGAAATATCGGAAAAGAGAATAAGATGTCTGCTGAGAAGCCTGTTGCTTCTGACAATATCAAG ATTTCTGAAATTAAATACAAGGTGATGAAAATTAAGAAACTAACCAGTGAGTTGGAAAGCATGTCGAAGTCGCTTGCAGTTatgatgaaaacattgaatgaaGAGGAGTGGAAGGAACGTGTTGAggaaattgaagataaaaag CGTGACTTGACAGATCTTCTGGGCGAACTCAATAACAAAAGGGAAATCGTGAAGAGACAACTTGATAAACGTATTCGAAAACGGAACCGGGAAAGGAAGAAACGAGTGGAAAGAAGAAtggtgaaggaggagaggagagtGGGCAGCGAACGAGAGAATGAGAGAATCGATGTGTGGATGAGAGAGATGGAGGAATCTGTAGAGAGAGCGAGACGCGAAGCCGAGATGAAAAGAGAGGCTGATAGTGTACTGAGTG ATGTGACCAGAAAGAAGAACGAAGCTAAGAGACAACTAGCGCTGTTTGAAGGATTGCGGAAATTGCACAAAGCTCGAGTAGTGGCTTGGAATGCCATGGGTCTCATAATTTCCTCAGCTCAACTGGATACATTCTCTAATGTCGTTG ATCGATTGGCCGCTATGTGGAGTGACCGCCTGAACGAATATAACCTTGAGGAGCGTGGCTTGAAGGTCATGCTGCAAGAGGCCAGTGATGATGTCACCGCCATGTCCACCAACCGCCAAAAGCAAATACTGCGCCAGTGGGAGAGCGCTCTCTTCGGCAGTGCTGCCAACTGCCACCAGCCCAAAGATGTGCACGAGTTTACAGCTGTTAG aAAACACTGGGATGAATTTGTGGTTCCTGAAGAGAGTTTTACATCTTCTTCGATTCCAGCTGGTTGGATAATACCTTGTCAACCTAGCAGtgaaaattggagaaaattcttacatgacaaaatacactAA